Part of the Microbacterium immunditiarum genome is shown below.
CCCCCGTACCCGACCACACGACCGCTTGCTGCGGCAGGAGGAACAGGGCCCATGCCGCGGCGAGCGCGGCGAACACGGCGCATCCGGCTCGATTCGGCCACGCGCGCATCAGCTCGCCACCTTCCAGCCGTAGCGGCGCTGCAGGGCGTCCGCGACGCGCGCGAACCGCTCGGGATCGAGGGCGGATGCCTCGCGGCGCATGCCGTCGACGTGGACGCTGTAGAGCTGGTCGATGTCCGCCCATGACGGGCGGCCCTTCGAATCCCACGCACCGGATCCCACGTGGAGGAAGTCGCGGTCACCGTCGCGAGACTGGCTCGTGAGCTTGATCGCATACACGCGCTCGGCGTCCTGCCGCCCGATCACGAGCACCGGGCGGTCTTTGCCCCGACC
Proteins encoded:
- a CDS encoding type II toxin-antitoxin system PemK/MazF family toxin; protein product: MTKHKGLLAMLGGLLRPSKRTTRIVGEEDQPGRTGVSATIELAPPASGALRLHYAPAPDGDPDGGEVVWTWVPYAERDGRGKDRPVLVIGRQDAERVYAIKLTSQSRDGDRDFLHVGSGAWDSKGRPSWADIDQLYSVHVDGMRREASALDPERFARVADALQRRYGWKVAS